Below is a genomic region from Rosa chinensis cultivar Old Blush chromosome 5, RchiOBHm-V2, whole genome shotgun sequence.
aattttttttttggttacatcaCTCATGACTGTATCAAGTAAAAACCCAAATAAAGTCTTGTCATTAGATATCAATTCAGTTTCTACTCACTACAGTTGAATCTTTGGAATTAGGCAGGTATCTTCAACATGCGGTATAATAGATGTTTGTAATGTTACCTAGCTGCCTGAATGTTTCGCTTATATGCTGCTGCATTCAGCTAAAACAGATgcaaagttttattttttctgatggAAGAAGTTCGTGCTTTTGTGTTTCTGCAGAATCTCTCGAACCAGAGGTTAAGATCCTGAGCCTTGCAATTAAATCGCCTGAAAGATCTGATATATTTCTTCCAATTCCGGAGGACGGAAAGCCTAACGGCTTGTGGTTCACTTTGAAAGAAGGTAGCAAATACAGCCTTGAATTTACGTTCCAGGTCAGCAATAACATTGTTTCAGGTCTCAAATACACCAACACAGTCTGGAAAACTGCTGTGAAGGGtaatgtttctttctttctcccacATGTTTTGTGATTTAAAACATAAGCATTGTATCAAATGCTACGATTAGATAGATGTTTTGCTTCTCACGGGTCCTTGTTGCAGTTGATAGCACAAAAGAGATGCTTGGAACCTTTAGTCCACAGTTGGAGCCTTATACACATGTTTTGCCTGAGGACACAACCCCATCTGGTATGTTTGCTAGGGGAACTTATTCAGCTAGAAGCAAGGTAATCTTCCAAACCAGCTGATTTACGTAAGCTTACCTAGAAATGTGAAAATGGGGATATGGCCAATAAAACTGGCAGATTTTACATACTTGTGCGTCTATTCATAATATAAAATAAATCATCAGGCCATGAAAGAATGAAAACTCTTTAAGAATGTACTCTCATATTTAATCATGATCTCCACTCACTCTCACATGTAGTTGAGAAACTGCAATAATTCCTGGTATGGAAATGGAAAGAGTTAGTGTCTGAGGAATGTACCAGGCATTAGTACAGAATAATTGTACACCAATGCATGATCAAACCGAATGTTTCTAGGCCCATGTGCATCATCAACTTTATATTTCGAATTCAAATTTGTGGTCCAACCAGTGTATTGACATCAGATCTTGCCAATAATTGCTTCACGCTTTTGGTTTAATCTTATTGATTTACTttgctcttttctttttctctgtgTTCCAGTTTCTTGATGATGACAACACATGCTACTTGGAGATCAATTACACATTTGATATTAGGAAAGACTGGGCAGCAGCGTAAACGGCTTTTTTGATAGTCCATTGTTTTTCAAGGCTGAAATCTGCTTCAGTATAAAAATCATGTCAAATTCTTCATTAACTTTCAATCCTGTCCGAGGCTGGGGATCGACTTAAACAACGATGAGAGGATGATACGTGCTTTGAAAAAGAGGGAAAGGGAAAAGTTGAAAAGAAAAGGCTATTGTTTTGCTAGCTAGATATTTGGTCAATAAAACTGAGCTTTGCTTGTTTGATAGATCAGAACACACTTTTTCTCTGTGATGGATTATTGTCTATGTGATTGCTTGCCATATTTTCTCATGTTAATTGAAGCTTTAACCAATTGCCATGggtattttcaattttcttatgGAGAATTTAAATTTGAAAGCAGTACAGATCTAGTGGTAATGGTGCTTTACCCTTTCTGAGTTTCTGTTCTCTTTCTCCTCCATTAATGCACTTGTTCAAACATTGAGGTTTTCATTaccaaaaaaaacttttgaattGTGTATGAATCTCAAGTATAACAAGAAGGCGTATTGTTGTGGTAATATGGTTTTGTACTTTTGGAAGTTTCATGGAGGCACCCGTGAAATGCAATGTTAAACCTTATTAACTTAGTTTTTTTTCCCTTGAAATTCTCTCTACCGTAAACTTATCAATTATAGAACATGACTTTTCCAAGGTGTTTCAAttgacaaaacaacaaaaccttgaacaaaataaattttattattttctaactTTAAACAATTGTAAAATAAATTGGTGTCACATTTTTTTAGTTTCATCAGTTCGAGAAGTGTttaaaaattcaacttcaaaagtaaaaaaatttcagtgagaaaataagaacatgcaattttgacaaaaaatcgTGTGCTAGTCCACCGTTTTTTGATGAAAAATCATggtattgtaattttttttttttttacttttaagtTAGGGGGGGTGTTGTTTCCATAACACGattttagccaaaaaaaaaatatcgtgTTTTATAGCCCACGCAACACAATTCTTccattattctcaaaaaaaaaaaaaaaaccacaattcTTTCACATCTGTTAACAATGGGCCAAGGCAATTGTTCATTGGGGTCATTTAACACCGGCCCAACCTAGGGTCCAATCTGCTTCTCTTCTATGTCTTTCTTTCCTATGCAATTGCCCATAGAAGAAAGGTGCTCTCATTCTCTCACGTTTGTCCAGCAACTGCAAAATCCACACTGGTTCAGGTACTCACTCTACCATCTTCTCCGATcgaattttcttttcaaatgaagctttcctgctCAAGCTTCATATGTATGTTACTGTTGTTCTTCACTGATTTCGTTTCGCTTTCCCGCCTGTTCTCTGCAACCAAACGCCGCCTTATGCTTCTCTCCCTGCTCTTAAAATCGAAACGGCATCATTTATGTTTTCATTCTTTTATGGTTGTGGTCATCGTCGTTTTC
It encodes:
- the LOC112166377 gene encoding rho GDP-dissociation inhibitor 1, whose amino-acid sequence is MGDGEDEKKEEVSETKNKGEPSAGGIVRPPSDGSLCVTEDEDDDDDELAKKIALGPQCTLKEHIQKDADDESLRRWKEQLLGAVDVNAVGESLEPEVKILSLAIKSPERSDIFLPIPEDGKPNGLWFTLKEGSKYSLEFTFQVSNNIVSGLKYTNTVWKTAVKVDSTKEMLGTFSPQLEPYTHVLPEDTTPSGMFARGTYSARSKFLDDDNTCYLEINYTFDIRKDWAAA